AGAATCATCATAAAAACCTAAATAGCAAATACCTCTTTTAGTAATAGCAACTAAAGCATTTCCGAATGGAGTATTTCCAAAACCATAGGTTATTTCTACATTTTCACCTAGACTTTTATACTCTTTAGGAGTTACTCCAATAATATTTACAAATAAGTCATGTAGTCTACTAGAACTAGAAAGTCCAATATCTAAAGCACTATCTAAAATAGATTTTGATTCTTTTAAATGCTCTTTTGCATAGTTTAAAGTTACAGATTGTAAAAATTGTATTGGAGTTACACCAACATACTCTTTAAACACTCTTATAAGATGGTATTTACTCATACCTATATATTTTGCAATTGTATCTATTGAGGGTTGGTCTTTGAAGTTTTCATCAATATATTTTATTACTTCTTCGATTTTTTTATAGTTTTCATTTTTCTCTAAAAGTTTGTCTTTC
This sequence is a window from Halarcobacter mediterraneus. Protein-coding genes within it:
- a CDS encoding bifunctional helix-turn-helix domain-containing protein/methylated-DNA--[protein]-cysteine S-methyltransferase, yielding MKDKLLEKNENYKKIEEVIKYIDENFKDQPSIDTIAKYIGMSKYHLIRVFKEYVGVTPIQFLQSVTLNYAKEHLKESKSILDSALDIGLSSSSRLHDLFVNIIGVTPKEYKSLGENVEITYGFGNTPFGNALVAITKRGICYLGFYDDSSKESVYTRFKEVWAKAELKEDNKKADEVLNSIFIKKDKKFNLYVKGTNFQINVWKALINIPDGSIATYSDVAKYLNKPKSVRAVASAIGSNPIGFLIPCHRVLGKSGAMTGYRWGIERKKILVAYEALKNKES